Proteins encoded by one window of Lycium barbarum isolate Lr01 chromosome 11, ASM1917538v2, whole genome shotgun sequence:
- the LOC132619967 gene encoding uncharacterized protein LOC132619967: MEPFQHVSKIQQYIRIIGMPYAKSNCNGKIYFFVNDNVDVEILQDTAQQITVKLYFQQFDKHMVTSLVYAKCDAMQRLALWDSLYCLADGMTDPWLIGGDFNVILNEEEKIGGLPILPQEYEDFAFYINSCDLTEISFKGSPFTWWNGRADRECIFKRLDRMLSNDHLQNWFDHLEVEHLSRTGSDHAPMLLSCNDQTQHFVRPFKFLKFWTEHEDYKKLSIREDIVKVKEQLFEEMPSYGNRMILQRAQDKLKSYLHYEEEFWRQIAGFDHFVEGDRNTRFFHSLVKGRRKRTFLKKIKNADGSWLTNVDDIATEVVSFYQKQFTQEADQSDSPLFNHIPLLVSQK, encoded by the exons atggagccttttcaacatGTTAGCAAAATTCAGCAGTACATAAGGATAATTGGAATGCCTTATGCAAAAAGTAACTGTAATGGAAAAATCTATTTTTTTGtaaatgataatgtggatgtggagATTTTACAGGACACTGCTCAACAAATCACTGTAAAGCTTTATTTTCAGCAGTTTGACAAGCACATGGTGACATCTTTAGTTTATGCTAAATGTGATGCTATGCAAAGACTGGCTCTTTGGGATAGTTTATATTGTTTAGCTGATGGTATGACAGATCCTTGGCTCATTgggggtgattttaatgtcattttGAATGAGGAAGAGAAAATTGGTGGATTGCCTATTCTTCCACAAGAGTATGAAGATTTTGCTTTCTACATCAATTCTTGTGATCTTACTGAGATAAGCTTTAAAGGCAGTCCTTTTACCTGGTGGAATGGGAGAGCAGATAGGGAATGCATTTTCAAAAGGTTGGATAGGATGTTATCTAATGATCACTTGCAGAATTGGTTTGACCATCTTGAGGTGGAGCATTTGTCCAGAACTGGCTCAGATCATGCACCTATGCTTCTTTCTTGCAATGATCAAACTCAGCATTTTGTTAGGCCATTCAAGTTTCTTAAGTTTTGGACTGAACATGAGGATTATAAAAAG CTTAGTATAAGAGAGGATATTGTCAAGGTGAAAGAGCAGCTCTTTGAAGAAATGCCATCATACGGTAATAGAATGATATTGCAAAGAGCTCAGGATAAGTTGAAGAGTTACTTGCATTATGAGGAGGAATTTTGGAGACAAATAGCTGGTTTTGATCATTTTGTAGAAGGGGATAGAAACACCAGATTTTTCCATAGTCTGGTCAAGGGAAGAAGGAAGAGAACTTTTCTAAAGAAGATTAAGAATGCAGATGGATCATGGTTAACAAATGTGGATGATATTGCTACAGAAGTTGTTTCCTTTTATCAGAAACAGTTCACGCAGGAAGCTGATCAGTCTGACTCACCTTTGTTTAATCATATTCCATTACTGGTCTCTCAGAAATAA
- the LOC132619966 gene encoding uncharacterized protein LOC132619966, producing MLCAVPTLEEVKKAIFELSGDSASGPDGLNGVFYHSYWEIVSADEYSVVKAFWDGHTLPKAITHTNLVLLPKKNEVETFLDMRPISLSNYINKILSREIVSDIRLRGKPANVVIKLNMTKAYNRVLWLFLTKAYGFFCSSRGAKQDDTIIFSSADGYSLKQIMETLQNYESVSGQLINKNKILSTCSIRKMKANYSELLKKVRDKLNAWKGKLLSPGGKAVLISSVLQSILIHLLSALKPPIRVIKELHKIFNKLFWSNKEDGRYRNWWKGGSQNWKMMLDARDNIEQEIWWEIRSGTANVWYDNWTKIGALYYVLNEIDESVEDVKELMLDGG from the exons ATGCTTTGTGCAGTCCCTACTTTGGAGGAGGTGAAGAAGGCAATTTTTGAGTTATCAGGTGATAGTGCTAGTGGTCCAGATGGTTTAAATGGTGTTTTCTATCATTCTTATTGGGAGATTGTTAGTGCTGATGAGTACAGTGTTGTGAAAGCCTTTTGGGATGGCCATACACTTCCAAAGGCAATCACACACACTAATCTAGTCTTGTTACCAAAGAAGAATGAGGTGGAGACATTTTTAGACATGAGGCCTATTAGTCTTAGTAACTACATTAACAAAATCCTTTCCAGG GAGATTGTTTCAGATATCAGGTTGAGGGGAAAACCAGCTAATGTTGTAATCAAACTTAATATGACCAAGGCTTATAATAGAGTTTTATGGTTATTTTTAACCAAG GCTTATGGGTTTTTCTGTTCTTCTAGAGGGGCCAAGCAAGATGATACTATCATCTTTTCATCTGCGGATGGTTATTCTTTGAAACAAATTATGGAGACTTTGCAGAATTACGAAAGCGTTTCTGGCCAGTTGATTAATAAGAATAAGATTCTTTCTACATGTTCTATAAG GAAAATGAAGGCTAACTACTCAGAGTTGCTTAAAAAAGTGAGGGACAAGCTGAATGCATGGAAAGGGAAATTATTATCACCAGGTGGAAAAGCAGTGTTGATTTCTAGTGTGCTTCAGAGCATACTAATTCACCTGTTGTCTGCTTTGAAACCTCCTATACGTGTGATCAAAGAGTTGCATAAAATTTTCAATAAACTATTTTGGAGTAACAAGGAAGATGGGAGATACAGGAATTGG TGGAAGGGTGGTTCTCAGAATTGGAAAATGATGCTTGATGCAAGAGACAATATTGAGCAGGAAATTTGGTGGGAAATCAGGAGTGGTACTGCAAATGTGTGGTATGATAATTGGACCAAGATTGGTGCTCTTTATTATGTTCTTAATGAGATTGATGAATCAGTGGAGGATGTTAAAGAGCTAATGCTAGATGGAGGCTAG